GCCACAACCCTCTCATTCTTATGTTCACTGACAGCGCCATATCTTCGCCACTACCCTCTCATTCTTATGTTCACTGACAGCGCCATATCTTCGCCACAACCCTCTCATTCTTATGTTCACTGACAGCGCCATATCTTCGCCACAACCCTCTCATTCTTATGGCCACTGACAGCGCCATATCTTCGCCACAACCCTCATTCTTATGTTCACTGACAGCGCCATATCTTCGCCACAACCCTCTCATTGTTATGTTCACTGACAGCGCCATATCTTCGCCACAACCCTCTCATTCTTATGTTCACTGACAGCGCCATATCTTCGCCACAACCCTCTCATTCTTTTGTTCACTGACAGCGCCATATCTTCGCCACTACCCTCTCATTCTTATGTTCACTGACAGCGCCATATCTTCGCCACAACCCTCTCATTGTTATGTTCACTGACAGCGCCATATCTTCGCCACAACCCTCTCATTCTTATGTTCACTGACAGCGCCATATCTTCGCCACAACCCTCTCATTCTTTTGTTCACTGACAGCGCCATATCTTCGCCACTACCCTCTCATTCTTATGTTCACTGACAGCGCCATATCTTCGCCACAACCCTCTCATTCTTATGTTCACTGACAGCGCCATATCTTCGCCACAACCCTCTCATTCTTATGTTCACTGACAGCGCCATATCTTCGCCACAACCCTCTCATTCTTATGTTCATTGACAGTCGCAACTCAATCAGCTAGACCTATTGCCACGCCCACTACCCAAATCGCGGGCTTCTCAAACACACGGGTGATTTAAAACAACCACAGCAAAACATTTTTGAAGTAGCTAATTATCCTATGTGGCTAAGTAATCCTCACCGGTgaagtattttgaatgattttatttagacaggataattatataattttggcgGAACATCAATTTACTTTAGGGCAATCCAGCATCTTAACAGTGCACTGTACACCCGCCAACTTTCATttccaattcgcaagaggctgacaCCAGATATCTgcatataatgacgagatgctcatgtctccgccctaacaatgagTTTTTGTCCCAAAGGCAGGAAGACAGGCGACAAGTTTAGGTCTGCATATTATTCCCATAGAAAACCATTGGGTTTATACTGGACAGAATTTAACGAGAGTGAGCcctcgcctcttcctctctgctgaaactaTATCACCGAAGAAAGTatcgagcgaaacagcgcccctatgtagcccatgtatctgatgctgtctggacagaaatagtatgacatgccatactcttttggtccagacagtATTAAATACATGGTCTACATaatgagacagaggggcgctgtttcgcttgTTTCGGAGATTGATGCGTCTTTCTGTTGGCGCGCATCTCCGTCAAATAAATTATGCATATTTCAAACTTGTATTTGGACGGGCAACGAGGTAAATTAGGGCGGACCAGGCCCCCCAAATGCCGCCCATAGCGCCGGCCCcaccgtgaccccactctctgagggtgtctcagggagagttgggatTTTTTGCGTGCGTATTATACATGcgtataatacacacttgtagcctacatgtgtgaaataggacaaatataagcacccaccataTTATTGTTAATTACATTGGTAATTCATAGTGATGGAGTTCCCACAATTTAATAATCTGCGCAGCACAACAGCAATATAGGCGGACGGGAACAGAGCCAATCACAGGCGTTATGAAACACGTGAGCAGAGGGCGTTTACAATCTTTCATAATGGTACAAATGCCTGAACAACTTCCAGCGTCAACTCGTGTATTCCTCTGGACAATAAACTGGTAAACAACTGGTTTTATTTACAATATAGAATGTATAGCCTGTATTTGAATTACTATAGTTGATTCAGGTGGTCTCTGTCCCATGTGCTGAAAGACTCAGTTGTTACAGCAGCATAGACCTTTTACGAACTCGATAATTATAGACCTATATATAGTGACTTGCTACCGGCGGTAATATAGAGGGCGCATTGGTTATGAGTTTAAGTACACATTCTCCACCACCCAGTAACACGTTTAGTACATCGTGTTCCCACACCAACACTACTCATATCTACTGGCCAAATATACTTACATTTACTGATGTTGCCCTCAATAGATCAGTTCAACATTGTTTGATTTTGACAGGCTTTGCAGTGAGGAAAGCAATGTTTGTTATGTGATCATCTTAAATAAAATGTATCTTACTGTTAATTAATGGTCTAATTTAGAGcaggagaaaacagtctatgtACTGAAAGCATAGAACAGTAGTATAGGACTAACTGGTAAACAATACTGACAAAGGACGTAGTGGTCTTGTGTGATGTAACTGCtcagtgtgtgtttttgtcttataCAGGTCGTCTGTACTTTAGTGCCTTAACAATGCTCCGTGCCACCACTGCCTTCCTGTGCGCCTATTGCCAGAAGAGGAGCGTCTTAACCCCTCATATGGGcttctcttcctctaccctcgCCAACAAGCGGCCAGAGAACCAGCAAACTGTCGACTCCCTTTATGACCTATCGGTGGACATCCGTAAAGTGCGTAAGTTCAAGGGATGGGTGCTGTCAGAGAACTCTGTGTACGTGTACGAGACGGCGGACCTGCTGCGGGACATGGGCGCTGACACTGCTTCCATTGCCCGTGTGCTGGAGACCCACCCCGAGGCTATCCTGTGTCGGCCCGAGGACGTGGCAGCTCAGCGGGACCTCTGGTCCTCCGTATGCCCCAACCGGCGTGAGCTGGTGGGCATCATTGAGAAGTTCCCTGCCTCCTTCTTCACGCTCACGCACCACACCAACCAGCGTGACAACATACGCTATCTCCAGAGCCTGCGCCTCAGCAAGCGCATCATCGGGAAGCTGATGGCCAGCGCCCCCCAGAGCTTCAGCCGGCCTGTGGAGAGCAACCAGGAGGTCATCCACATGCTGCGAGAGACTTACTTGGACCTGGGAGGGGACGAGGGAAACCTGCGCTTATGGTTCCAAAAGTTGCTCAGCCAGAACCCCTACATCCTGATGCGGCCGGCTGAGGCGTGGAGGGACAGTCTGGGCTTCTTGAGGGAGAAGGGCTTCACCACAGAGGAGCTCCTGGTCCTGGTCTCCAGCCTCAGGGCCTCCATCGCAGAGCTGCAGCCTGAGGCCATGCAACAGGCTCTGGACTACACCCAGGGGGTGCTCGTGTGCTCTGAAGATGAGCTCCGGGAGATAGTCCTCCGCTGCcctgctgtactgtactactCAGTGCCCACCCTGGTGGGCCGGTTCAAGGGGCTGCTGGACGTGGGGGTGAGCATGGACCAAGTGAGGGAGATGCCCAACGTGCTGGAGCTCACCACTCAGATTGTGCTCTACCGCATCCAGAAACTAGCCTCCTACGGCTATGACGTGCGAGGTGGCAGCCTGGACGTTATCGTCGGCACCAAGAAGGACTTTGAGATGACCTATGGCAAATTACAGCTAAGGCAACAACGACCACTCTTCAACCCTGTTGCCCCTCTCAGGACCGCAGAGGAGTGAATGTTAATGGACCACATggcttttcccacattttgttatgttacagccttattctgaatatgattcaattgtttttcccccctcatcaatctacacacaataccccacaatgacaaagcaaaaacaggtttttagaaatgtttgctaatttattaaaaataaaaaactgaaatatcataagtattcagaccctttactcagtactttattgaagtacttttggcagtgattacagcctcatcttgggtatgacactacaagcttggcaaacctgtatttggggagtttctcccattcttctctgcagatcctctcaatctctgtcaggttggatggggagcattgctgcacaactattttcaggtctccaggaatgttagatcgggttcaagtccgggctctggctgggccactcaacgacattcagagacttgtcccgaaggcactcgtccattgtcttggctgtgtgcttatggtcattgtcctgttggaaggtgaaccttcgccccagtctgaggtcctgtgcgctctgaagcaggttttcatcaaggatctctctgtactttgctccgttcatctttgcctcgatcctgactattctcccagtctctgccactgaaaacatccccacagtatgacgCTGcaactaccatgcttcaccgtagagatggtgccaggtttcttccagacgtgacgcttagcattcaaatcaaatcaatttgtatagcccttcttacatcagctgatatatcaaagtgctgttcagcattcaggccaaagagttcaatcttggtttcatcagcccagagaatcttgtttctcatggtctgagagtctttaggtgccttttggtaaactctaagcgtgctgtcatgtgccttttactaaggagtgacttctgtctggccactctaccataaaggcctgattggtggagtgctacagagatgattgtccttctggaagcttctcccatctccacagaggaactctggagctctgtcagagtgaccatcgggttcttggtcacctccctgaccaaggcccttctcccccgattgctcagtttggccgggcggccagttctaggaagagtcttggtggttccaaacttcttccatttaagaatgatggaggccactgtgttcttggggaccttcaatactacagaaatgttttggcacccttccccagatctgtgcctcgacacagtcctatcttggagcgctacggacaattactttgacctcatggcttggtttttgctctgacatgcactgtcaactgtggaaccttatatagacaggtgtgggtctttccaaatcatgtccaatcaattgaatttaccacaggtggactccaatcaagtttcagaaacatctcaaggatgatcaatggaaacaggatgcacccaagTTAAATtgagtcatagcaaagggtttgaatacttatgtaaataatgtatttcatttaaaaaaaaaatatacatttgcaaacatttctaaaaacctgtttaccctttgtcattatggggtattgtgtgtagattactggaaaacatatttaatccattttagaataaggctgtaacgtaacaaaatgtagaaaatgtcaaggggtctgaatactttccaagggcactgtactgtacattcGTAATTTTTTGTGATGTTTAGTGTCACTTTGTCAGACTTGTGACATTCACCAGGAAGACCATTCCTTCTGGGGAGGGACAGTAGTGTATTACCTGGTTCAAGTTGTTGTAACATGATACCCAGACACATGGTTATCATTCCCCCACAACTTAATTCAAGGCTAAAAATAGCATAGCATGATAGAAAAGGTTGAATCATAAAAATATATCCATCTGTTTGCACTGCTACTTAAAAGTCTGCATAAGGTAAATGGTACTTACTATAACAAGTCACACATACTGAAAATGAACAGAGTGTTAGATAAATTCTCATATAGTTATTAAGCAGTTCTATTAATACATAGTaatgcagggttccccaactggcggcccgtgaatttggcccgcgggtggttttatttggctccccaagttttctgagcaaaaaaataatatatatatttttttgttcatttttCATTGTTGGATATAAAAACTGTAAAACACCAGGTAATCAGCTTCAAGtgattttaactagggaaatctGTTCCCATGTATTTCCACGAATAATGATCATAAAcaaagcaaggtttgaaattattacgTTTTAATCCAAtaatatatctgtttgggcttcttgcgattcatttgcagtctacaaattattgtTATATATATTCCGACCCCCCGACCATCTGCTCAAGAAGAAAATCGGCacacagctgaatctagttgatgatccctgtagtAATGCATCTAAGTAATACACTGTAACACAGGTTATGCACAAATCAGCTGTGAAGACTTTGAGGTAGGCCTACTGTAAGACATGTGTTGCGTACATTTCAACAATATTGGTAACCAATGAAATAAAGGCGGTGAGAAAAAGAGAAGTGTCTAGCCATCCATAATCACAAATGTTGAGGAACACAGAACGAAAATATATACgcatgtgttggtcccatgtttcatgagctaaaataaaagatcccagaacttTTCCACATCCAAAAAAAGGCTTATTTCTCTAAatttttgtttacatccctgactccaggaatgtccaccagagctgttgcccgaaaatgtaatgttaatttctctaccataagctgcctccgacagcgatttagagaatttggcagtacgtctcacaaccgcagaccacatcgtgtgggcgagcggtttgctgatgtcaacgttatgaacagagtgcccatggtggtgtggggttatgatatgggcaggcataagctacggtcaatgaacacaattgcattttatagatggcattttgaatgcacagacataccgtgatgagatcctgaaggccattgtcatgccatttatctgccgccatcacctcatgtttcagcatgataatgcagagccccgtgtcacaaggatctgtacacaattcctggaagctgaaaatgtcccagttcttccatggcctgcatactcactagacatgtcacccattgagcatgtttgggatgctcaggatcgacgtgtacaacatcatgttcccaccaatatccagcatcttcgcacagccattgaagaggagtggaacaacattccacaggccacaatcatcaacctgattaactctatgcgaaggagatgtgttgcgctgcctGAGGCAAATGGTTGTCACAcctgatactgactggttttctgatccacgaccctactttttttttttaaaggtatctgtgaccaacagatgcatatctgtattcctagaAATGTGAAATTCGTAAATGAtgtcctaatttatttatttcaattgacggatttccttatatgaactgtaactaagtaaaatcttagaaattgctgcatgtttcatttatattttgtCCAGTATACagtcggaaggttacatacacttacgttggagtcattaaaactcgtttttcaaccactccacaaatttcttgttaacaaactacagttttggcaagtcagtcaggacatctactttgtgcattacacaagtaatttttccaacatttgtttacagacagattatttcacttataagtcactgcatcacaattccagtgggtcagaagttaacatacactaagttgactgtgcctttaaacagcttggacaattccagaatatgatgtcatggctttagaagcttctgataggctaattgacataatttgagtcaattggaggtatacccatggatctatttcaaggcctaacttcaaactcagtgcctctttgcttgacatcatgggaaaatcaaaagaaatcagccaagacctcaggaaaaaaaagtctggttcatccttgggagcaatttccaaacgcctgaaggaaccacattcatctgtacaaagaatagtacgcaagtataaacaccatggcaccACGTAGCCgtaataccgctcaggaaggagacgcgttatgtctcctagaggtgaacatactttggtgcgaaaagtgcaaatcaatcccagaacagcagcaaaataccttgtgaagatgctggaggaaacaggtagaaaagtatcaatatccacagtaaaacgagtcctatatcgacataacctgaaaggccgctcagcaaggaagaagccactgctccaaaaccgccataaaaaaagcacgactacagtttgcaactgcacatggggacaaagatcatactttttttggtctgatgaaacaaaattgaactgtggccataatgaccatcgttatgtttggaagaaaaagggggaggcttgcaagcagaagaacaccatcccaaccgtgaagcacgggggtggcagcatcatgttgtggggtgctttgcagcaggagggactggtgcacttcacaaaataaatggcatcacgaggcaggaaaattatgtggatatattgaagcaacatctcaagacatcagtcaggaagttaaagcttggtcgcaaatgggccttccaaatggacaatgactccaagcatactttcaaagttgtggaaaaatggcttaaggacaacaaagtcaaggtattggagtggccatcacaaagccctgacctcaatcctatagaaattttgtgggcagaactgaaaaagcatgtgcgagcaaggaggcctacaaatatgacttagttacaccagctctgtcaggaggaatgggccaaaattcacccaatttattgtgaggaggttgtggaaggctacccaaaacatttgacccaagttaaacaatttaaaggcaatgctaccaaatactaattgagtgtatgtaaacttctgacccactgggaatgggatgaaagaaataaaagctgaaataaatcatgctctctattattattctgacatttcacattcttaaaataaagtggtgatcctaactgaccaaagacagggaatttttactaggattaaatgtcaggaattgtgaaaaattgagtttaaatgtatttggctaaggtgtacgtaaacttcctacttcaactgtatatgctacATATAACACTCATGTGTAACTTTAGGTATGttctctgaacaacagtgttgttttctatgtttacTAAATGACCATGCCttatggtagcctagtggttagagcgttgggccagtaactgaaaggttgctggattgaatccccgagctgacaaggtaaaaatctgtcattctgcccctgagtaAGGCAGTTAATGTGGATGTTGATTTAAGGCAGccaccgcacctctctgattcagaggggttgggttaaatacggaagacacatttcagttgaatacattcagttgtacaactgactagctaTCTCCCTTTCCCTAATGGGAAGTGACATAGTTCAGTACAAACACCAGAGAATTAAGGACCCCATGGAAGCAAAACAAATATCAGGACAGTCCACCTGTTGGTTCTGGCATGAGCAACCGATCCTGTCGGTATTGTAGCTCAAAGACTTGTATGACTTTTAATAGGGTATAGTTTGAGATTTTTGCAATTAAGCCCTATTTTCTATTTACCCAGAATCAGATTATTTCATGGATACAATTCTTATatctgtgtgcagtttgaaggaagttaaaGGTCAATTTGTTTCTGGagccattgctaactagcgttagcacaattaCTGAAAGTCTACAAGGAGCACGTAGCATGCTACCTTCAACTTTTAACTTTTAAAAGGGTTTAGTTGCCAAAATCTTGAATAATGCCTTTAAACCATGTTAGTAAAAATGATGGCTCAATAGTATGTGTTATCTACACTACAACCTGTAactttgcatatttcccagatGGGACATAGTACTCCATGTCATACTCATAATCCAATGTCCGTCTGCACCTCCACCCACTCCTCATGGATGCTTCTGTAGGCCTCTGGAAAGTATGTGCCAAATGCCATGGTTCCAAGAACAATCCTCAAAACAGGATGCATTTTGACTTGAATGACTTGAAGAAACCAGCCTTTTACTTTGGGATCAACAACTGCAGGTTTGGGCTTTTTCTGGTCTGTAAGAAAAGGCAGATGGAAGTCAGTGGTTATCACTTTTAGATAGGTA
This DNA window, taken from Salvelinus namaycush isolate Seneca chromosome 38, SaNama_1.0, whole genome shotgun sequence, encodes the following:
- the LOC120032068 gene encoding transcription termination factor 2, mitochondrial-like codes for the protein MLRATTAFLCAYCQKRSVLTPHMGFSSSTLANKRPENQQTVDSLYDLSVDIRKVRKFKGWVLSENSVYVYETADLLRDMGADTASIARVLETHPEAILCRPEDVAAQRDLWSSVCPNRRELVGIIEKFPASFFTLTHHTNQRDNIRYLQSLRLSKRIIGKLMASAPQSFSRPVESNQEVIHMLRETYLDLGGDEGNLRLWFQKLLSQNPYILMRPAEAWRDSLGFLREKGFTTEELLVLVSSLRASIAELQPEAMQQALDYTQGVLVCSEDELREIVLRCPAVLYYSVPTLVGRFKGLLDVGVSMDQVREMPNVLELTTQIVLYRIQKLASYGYDVRGGSLDVIVGTKKDFEMTYGKLQLRQQRPLFNPVAPLRTAEE